A region from the Triticum urartu cultivar G1812 chromosome 1, Tu2.1, whole genome shotgun sequence genome encodes:
- the LOC125533170 gene encoding auxilin-like protein 1 yields the protein MVVLLLPLMRKRGAVILELSRQQDPPSFLLAGGWPTNHAAGAARAVSLTHSPHGRPHLHAPLPRRWIHRRSGRPSRAPPASARGGINAPAGRNRQRPPATFAPFRAQHMTGTTQVIFIAKLTITDFIFNRSSINNESRLDAEQSTLHQHFKEHESSPIPSLPDSREFVMSYYKTTQAKPDDLVEMTTCTVHPSVDYVVGSSNFSPAPATNHVSKMDNGIMANGDRGKKSPSTSVTANVRGPESDFTFDQKLHIPECPPLSENVSANGSNQKSDSHATPSNGKPFADYAFMRVSTPTVQTQPKVPLPPLGQQPKVLNKKESAAKEDFHFANHSGTPTSVHTPTSTKLARAEKRADAALSNTEANPSSAAAAMKEAMEYAEARLRAAKELMERKGDSFKIRKKPSHHRSTRSVEIKAPVEVYAFEENLSVKNPATEENNSENFVFDRHQQVSAVRSNHHDDSGKMVLPLKKPQQMMRTHTMPCQTSSNIEKLGNWRSGDEYFELTGDYQKCQTGTVREKEDNCGRSKPVTEPSEGQKAKTKVTTQGSDLERYEKLWDVSDASDLGVKEEKQKELSTAPKEKGEDRVSTALETSTGNMAHKGVDNTQLEGLLIVENSKGSHDDGSFELPCMSEITPEVDFIKDVPNSLSASSSANYATDLGNSSMSEGSVTGTSEEPKNSEGGLEVRYDDEMQCISGSSKTSQEPPEVANVGNSQASQIKSLILEELEGSCVTQASPRVQSKSELEAETYGREKFSFVGESYLHNENEKIIEVPRESLISEVEKAEGEVELRPHAHSEESVPDEDVECPEESDITQQTNNPVVSTMLNVFEIASKFIKGDLDQEIQGSLGPIEVKNRTEEGTDRLESDGKGKEAEKPHSENSEKTDVEAESAHDTDRHESDCESKEAENSTSENSVKTDAEEESAHANQEEPATSASDTNKGESVVDAQGNITVDEMGSAASSGDEVTIKSANDGPTRLTVNTTFDEMGSAASSGDEVAIKSANDGPTRLTVNTKDEPTSCSEMSTGLQQLPKNVESATSQTSNANVPGADKTKEACKEAERELATTFEENGSVNRMEGKDSRERRSKAEPKHQHTHLEKIDSATSQTSYENVPVVDKTKEVCKEAERELPTERCTIFEEKSRVNKMEGKVSRERISMAEPKHQHSHLEKSDSVPKPAERPSPVSAEVSGKETPRVQRTKERGSITEKEREKKDKEASRRLEEAKERQKTLEKERENAEVNERKKMEEEEREREKEREKDKLAVERATREAQAVERAIREAHERSFNEAREKAEKMALERIAAARQRASAEAKLKEERANAEARIKAERAAVERATAEARERAIKKAKAEKAAAEARERREQIRSSSKDVRQDNQFQRATSSGYVRNTDSSSKVVDSESALRHKARIERHQRTTERVSKALAEKNMRDLMAQREQAEKNRLADFLDPEVKRWSNGKEGNLRALLSTLQYILGADSGWQPVPLTDLITAAAVKKAYRKATLCVHPDKVQQRGATIRQKYICEKVFDLLKDAWNKFTSEER from the exons TACACAAGTCATATTTATTGCTAAATTAACCATCACTGATTTCATTTTTAACAGATCATCGATAAACAATGAATCTAGGCTGGATGCTGAGCAATCTACACTTCATCAACACTTCAAAGAGCATGAGTCTTCTCCAATTCCCTCACTTCCGGATAGTCGGGAATTCGTCATGTCATATTACAAGACTACCCAAGCGAAACCGGATGATCTAGTTGAGATGACTACTTGCACAGTTCACCCTTCAGTCGATTATGTGGTTGGTTCTTCCAATTTTTCACCTGCCCCAGCAACTAACCATGTTTCAAAAATGGATAATGGTATAATGGCTAATGGAGACAGAGGGAAGAAGTCTCCATCAACCTCTGTGACTGCCAATGTGAGAGGTCCTGAGAGTGACTTCACTTTTGATCAAAAGCTGCACATACCAGAATGTCCACCTCTTTCTGAAAATGTTTCTGCGAATGGAAGTAACCAGAAATCTGATAGTCATGCAACACCCAGTAACGGAAAACCTTTTGCAGATTATGCATTTATGAGGGTATCTACTCCAACTGTGCAAACACAACCAAAAGTACCATTACCACCTTTGGGACAGCAACCTAAAGTGCTCAACAAGAAAGAAAGTGCAGCAAAAGAAGACTTCCATTTTGCAAATCACAGTGGCACTCCAACTTCTGTTCACACCCCTACAAGTACCAAGCTTGCTCGGGCCGAAAAAAGAGCTGATGCTGCCTTGTCTAATACTGAGGCCAATCCCAGTTCTGCTGCAGCCGCTATGAAGGAGGCAATGGAATATGCTGAGGCTAGGCTAAGAGCTGCAAAGGAACTGATGGAGAGAAAAGGTGACAGTTTTAAAATTCGGAAGAAGCCAAGTCATCATAGAAGCACAAGATCTGTAGAAATCAAGGCTCCTGTAGAAGTATATGCATTTGAAGAAAATCTGTCAGTGAAAAATCCAGCAACTGAAGAAAACAACTCTGAGAATTTTGTGTTTGACAGGCACCAACAAGTTAGTGCAGTCAGATCAAATCATCACGATGACAGTGGAAAAATGGTACTGCCATTGAAGAAGCCTCAGCAGATGATGCGAACTCACACTATGCCCTGTCAAACCTCCAGTAATATAGAGAAATTAGGTAACTGGAGATCAGGTGATGAATATTTTGAGCTCACTGGAGATTATCAGAAATGCCAGACCGGTACAGTCAGAGAGAAGGAAGATAACTGTGGGAGATCAAAGCCTGTCACTGAACCCAGCGAGGGCCAAAAGGCTAAAACTAAAGTTACCACACAAGGCTCTGACCTGGAAAGATACGAAAAACTGTGGGATGTTAGTGATGCCAGCGATTTGGGAGTGAAAGAGGAAAAACAGAAAGAACTCAGTACAGCTCCAAAGGAGAAAGGGGAGGATAGGGTGTCTACAGCTCTGGAAACTTCTACAGGCAATATGGCACATAAAGGTGTTGATAACACTCAGTTGGAGGGGCTTCTGATTGTTGAAAATTCTAAAGGAAGTCATGATGATGGGAGTTTTGAGCTTCCTTGTATGAGTGAGATCACTCCCGAAGTAGACTTCATCAAGGATGTTCCTAATTCATTATCGGCTTCCTCTTCTGCTAACTATGCTACTGATCTAGGTAACAGTAGTATGAGTGAAGGTTCAGTAACAGGAACATCAGAGGAGCCAAAAAACAGCGAAGGAGGACTAGAGGTAAGATATGATGATGAGATGCAATGCATTTCAGGGAGTAGTAAAACATCACAAGAACCTCCAGAAGTTGCTAATGTTGGTAATTCCCAGGCAAGTCAAATTAAATCGTTGATTTTAGAGGAACTTGAAGGATCTTGTGTAACTCAAGCTTCTCCAAGGGTACAGAGTAAATCTGAGCTTGAAGCTGAAACTTATGGAAGGGAAAAGTTTAGTTTTGTAGGTGAATCTTACCTACATAATGAAAATGAGAAGATAATTGAAGTACCCCGCGAATCGCTAATCTCCGAAGTAGAGAAAGCTGAAGGTGAGGTGGAACTTCGTCCACACGCACATTCTGAAGAGTCTGTTCCAGATGAGGATGTTGAGTGTCCTGAAGAGAGTGACATTACTCAGCAAACCAATAATCCGGTAGTATCAACCATGCTGAACGTGTTTGAGATAGCCAGCAAGTTCATCAAAGGAGACCTTGATCAAGAAATCCAGGGTTCATTAGGGCCTATTGAAGTGAAAAATAGAACAGAAGAAGGGACTGATAGACTTGAGTCTGATGGTAAAGGGAAAGAAGCAGAAAAACCCCACTCAGAAAACAGTGAGAAGACAGATGTTGAAGCAGAGTCAGCTCATGATACTGATAGACATGAGTCAGATTGTGAAAGTAAAGAAGCAGAAAACTCCACCTCAGAAAACAGTGTTAAGACAGATGCTGAAGAAGAATCAGCTCATGCTAACCAGGAGGAGCCAGCAACATCTGCATCTGATACCAACAAAGGAGAAAGTGTTGTGGATGCACAGGGTAATATAACAGTTGATGAAATGGGCAGTGCAGCGAGTTCTGGAGATGAAGTTACTATCAAATCTGCTAATGATGGTCCCACCAGATTAACAGTAAATACAACATTTGATGAAATGGGCAGTGCAGCGAGTTCTGGAGATGAAGTTGCCATCAAATCTGCTAATGATGGTCCCACCAGATTAACAGTAAATACAAAGGACGAGCCAACTTCCTGTTCAGAAATGAGTACTGGCTTGCAGCAATTACCTAAAAATGTGGAATCTGCTACTTCTCAGACATCTAATGCAAATGTTCCAGGTGCTGACAAGACCAAGGAGGCGTGCAAAGAAGCAGAACGAGAATTGGCTACAACATTTGAAGAGAATGGCAGTGTAAATAGAATGGAAGGGAAAGACTCTAGAGAAAGGAGATCAAAGGCAGAACCAAAGCATCAACATACTCATCTGGAGAAGATTGACAGTGCTACTTCTCAGACATCTTATGAAAATGTTCCTGTTGTTGACAAGACCAAAGAGGTGTGCAAAGAAGCAGAAAGAGAATTACCCACAGAAAGATGTACAATATTCGAGGAGAAAAGCAGGGTAAATAAAATGGAAGGAAAGGTCTCTAGAGAAAGGATATCAATGGCAGAACCAAAGCATCAACATTCTCATTTAGAGAAGAGTGACAGTGTACCAAAACCTGCAGAAAGGCCATCCCCAGTTTCTGCTGAGGTGTCAGGAAAAGAGACACCTAGGGTTcagagaaccaaagagagagggagtataacagaaaaggaaagagagaaGAAGGATAAAGAGGCTTCTCGAAGACTGGAAGAAGCAAAAGAAAGGCAAAAGACATTGgagaaagaaagagaaaatgcTGAAGTCaatgaaagaaaaaaaatggaAGAGGAGGAAAGGGAGAGGGAAAAGGAAAGGGAAAAGGATAAGCTTGCTGTTGAAAGAGCTACAAGAGAAGCCCAGGCTGTTGAAAGAGCTATAAGAGAAGCTCATGAGAGGTCTTTTAATGAAGCTCGTGAAAAGGCAGAAAAAATGGCGTTGGAAAGGATTGCGGCAGCACGGCAAAGGGCTTCTGCAGAAGCCAAGCTAAAAGaagagagggcaaatgctgaagctCGGATAAAAGCAGAAAGGGCTGCAGTCGAGCGAGCAACTGCAGAAGCTCGGGAGAGGGCGATTAAGAAGGCCAAGGCCGAGAAGGCTGCTGCGGAGGCAAGAGAACGCAGAGAACAAATCAGGTCCTCTTCCAAG GATGTTCGACAGGACAATCAGTTTCAGAGGGCAACTTCCAGTGGTTACGTAAGAAATACAGATTCTAGTAGCAAAG TGGTTGATTCCGAGTCGGCTTTAAGGCATAAGGCAAGAATAGAGAGGCATCAACGCACAACTGAGCGTGTG TCAAAAGCACTCGCGGAGAAGAACATGCGTGACCTGATGGCTCAAAGAGAACAGGCAGAGAAAAAT AGGTTGGCCGATTTCCTGGACCCTGAGGTCAAGAGGTGGTCGAATGGAAAGGAAGGAAACCTGAGAGCCTTGTTGTCCACTCTGCAATAC ATCCTTGGAGCTGACAGTGGCTGGCAGCCAGTACCGCTCACAGATCTCATCACAGCCGCCGCCGTGAAGAAAGCCTACAGGAAGGCGACTCTGTGTGTCCATCCAGATAAGGTGCAGCAAAGGGGCGCGACGATCAGGCAGAAGTACATCTGTGAAAAGGTCTTCGATCTTCTAAAG GATGCTTGGAACAAGTTCACCTCGGAGGAGCGCTAG